The Mustela erminea isolate mMusErm1 chromosome 18, mMusErm1.Pri, whole genome shotgun sequence genome has a window encoding:
- the LOC116578004 gene encoding translational activator of cytochrome c oxidase 1: MAAWAAVSLSRVAARCLRGALGPGVRAALSPTLAASQPEPTGCTSAPGRTLHLTAAVPAGHNKWSKVRHIKGPKDAEKSRIFSKLCLSIRLAVKEGGPNPEHNSSLANILEVCRSKHMPKSTIEASLKMGKTKDVYLLYEGRGPGGSSLLIEALSNSGSKCYSDIRRILNKNGGMMADGARHSFDKKGVIVVGVEDKEKKAVNLERALELAIEAGAEDVKETEDEEEKNIFKFICDASSLHQVRKKLDSLGLCSVSCSLEFIPNTKVQLADPDLEQAALLIQALGNHEDVIQVYDNIE, encoded by the exons ATGGCAGCTTGGGCTGCCGTCAGCCTGAGCAGGGTCGCTGCCCGGTGCTTGCGGGGAGCTCTAGGCCCCGGGGTCCGGGCGGCTCTTTCACCCACCCTCGCGGCTTCCCAGCCTGAGCCCACGGGCTGTACCAGCGCTCCGGGCAGGACGCTGCACCTCACGGCGGCGGTCCCCGCCGGGCACAACAAGTGGTCCAAAGTCCGGCATATCAAGGGTCCCAAGGACGCCGAAAAGAGTCGCATCTTCTCCAAGCTCTGTTTGAGCATCCGCCTGGCAGTTAAAG AAGGAGGCCCCAACCCTGAGCACAACAGCAGTCTGGCCAACATCTTAGAGGTGTGTCGCAGCAAGCATATGCCCAAGTCAACGATTGAGGCATCGCTGAAAATGGGG AAAACCAAGGATGTTTATTTGCTGTATGAGGGCCGAGGCCCTGGCGGCTCTTCTCTGCTCATTGAGGCATTATCTAACAGTGGCTCCAAGTGCTATTCAGACATCAGACGTATCCTGAACAAGAATGG gGGAATGATGGCTGATGGAGCTCGCCACTCTTTTGACAAAAAGGGAGTGATCGTGGTTGGAGTGgaggacaaagagaagaaagctgTGAACCTAGAGCGTGCCCTGGAGCTGGCAATTGAAGCAGGAGCTGAAGATGTCAAGGAAACTGAAGACgaagaggaaaagaacatttttaaa TTTATTTGTGATGCCTCTTCCCTGCACCAAGTGAGGAAGAAGCTGGACTCCCTGGGCTTGTGTTCGGTGTCCTGTTCTCTAGAATTCATCCCCAATACAAAGGTGCAGCTGGCTGACCCTGACCTGGAGCAGGCCGCCCTTCTCATCCAAGCTCTTGGCAACCATGAGGACGTGATCCAGGTCTATGACAACATTGAGTAA